AAGGAGTACTTCCTCCACAACAAGGTCAAGATGCTCGACGGCAGCGCGCCCATTCTTTAGTCACCTGCCCACAAAAAGACTCGGATTTTGCATCAGGCCCGGTATTTTGCCCGGGGATGACTGTTGCCAGTTCTACTGTCTCGCCCTTGAAACGCCCGGTGACGAGTCTATTTGGGGTTGGGCCCGAACGAGCCGGCCAGTTGGCGCGCCTGGAAGTCCGGACAATCGAGGATTTGCTCCTGCACCGGCCCCTGCGGTATGAAGACCGGCAACATCTGCGCCGAATCGCCGAACTGGAAAAGGGCAGCCCGGCGATTACCCACGGCAAGATCGTCGCCATGGGCACTAAATGGTACAAGCAGCACTCCAAATCCATTTTCGAGATAATCCTCGATGACGGTTCGGCGCGCCTGCATTGCCGGTGGTGGAACTTGCTGTACATGGAAAAATACTTCAAACCCGGTGATGAAGTGCTCGTGTTCGGCAGACCAGTCTCGCTCAAGCCACGCACCATCGACCATGCGGAAACTGAAGTTCTCGAAGGAGGCGAGGAGAGCTTCATTCATCTCAACCGCATCACGCCGGTTTATCCGCTGACCGAAGGTCTGCCGCAACGCTGGTTGCGGGCAATGGTCTGGCGCACGTTGCAGGCGTTTGAAACCCGCATCGATGAGCCCTGGCCCCAACTGAACCTTGCAGCCCCGGCCAAAGCAGCTTCGAGTGCGCCAGACCCCCGCGCGCGAATGCTCGCCGCTAATTCTGCAGCAATAATGAGTTTCCCATCGCGCGCGCGCGCCATTCGGATGTTGCACTTCCCGGAAGCCCCCGGGGAGCCTGAGATAGCCCGGCGCCGGCTGGCACTGGATGAATTCATCGAACTGCAGCGGCGCATCCAGCTTCGGCGGCGAAACTTTGAAGCCAATGCCCAGTCACTGCCTTGCAGTGGCGACAACCACCTCATCAAACCGTTTCTTGCCCGGCTCGGGTTCACGCTCACGGCTTCCCAAACGAAGGTGTTGCGCGAGTTGCGTAAAGACATGAGCGGAGCGCATCCGATGCGGCGGCTCCTGCAGGGCGACGTCGGCTCGGGCAAGACGGTGGTTGCGGCCTGCTGCGCATTGATGGCTTTGGAAAGCGGCTACAGCGCTGCGCTCATGGCCCCGACGGAGATTCTGGCCGAGCAGCATTTTCTTACCTTCAGCGACTGGCTCAGGCCACTGGGGGTGCGCGTGGGACTTCGCACCGCAAGCCGCAAAACCGAAGCGCTGGCCCCAGCGCGAGAGGCTGCAAACCCCAACGCAAAATCATCCACTCCCCTGTCTCTGACCATCGGCACGCATGCGTTGATACAGCCGGGGTTCATGGCCGAGAACCTCGGGCTTGTCATCATCGATGAGCAGCACCGGTTCGGCGTGGTCCAGCGCGAAGAGTTCGTGCGCAAAGGGCGCTACCCCCATTTGCTGGTGATGACCGCCACACCCATCCCGCGCACGCTCGGCCTCACCCTTTACGGGGACCTGGACAGCTCGCGCATCGATGAACTGCCGCCCGGTCGAGGCCGCATCAAGACCTTCGTGCGCGGCGCCGATACGCTGCCCAAGGTTTGGGATTTTGTCCGGGGCAAATTGGCCGAAGGCCGGCAGGCCTATGTCATCTGCCCCCGTGTTGAAGACGGCGGAGTTAACGAGGTAAAGGCTGTCACGAAAGAATTCGACGCCCTGCGCCAACGGCTCGCCCCGTTTCACCTCGGCCTGCTCCATGGCCGGCTGGCCACGGGCGAGAAAGAGGACGTGATGAGGCGGTTCCGGGCCAACCAGGTCCAGGCCCTGCTCGCGACGACTCTGATCGAGGTCGGGGTCGATGTGCCTAACGCCACGCTGATGGTGATTGAAAACGCCGAGCAGTTCGGCCTGGCCCAACTGCACCAACTCCGCGGACGCATTGGCCGCGGGACGCATGATTCGTTTTGCGTCCTTGTGGCGCGGGCTGGGAGCAAAGAATCCCGGCGCCGCTTGCGCGTGCTCGAGGCCACTACCGATGGATTCGAGATCGCGGAGGCGGACTTGAAACTGCGCGGGCCAGGCGAGTTGCTGGGCCAGGAGCAGAGCGGCGCGCCCCGATTTCGTTTTGGGAATCTGGCTGAGGATTTGAGGCTGATCGAGCAGGCCCGGCAACTGGCGACGGAAACTATAGAAACTGAGGGGCGTTGACGCCCCCAACAGCAGTCAGTACCCTGCGGCCATGCGACAACGTGCGGATTCTCAGAAGCGCCTGGTCCTATAATATGCGCGAGCCCCTGCCTTCCACTGCGGCTCGAATCCGCGTTGGTCCTGCCCGGTTGCTGGGCCTTTGGGCGGTGCTGGCCACCTGCGCTTACGGCCTGCTGCTCATGGTGCCGGTGGTCATCTCGATGCTGCTCTTGAGCGTGATGAAGTTGAGCTTGCTGACTTTCCTCTGCCCGGTGGCGGTGATTGCCGCCAGCCTTTTCTTTCTCCCGTTCGGCTTTGGAAACCCTTATATTGCGAGGCTGGTCCGGCCTCTCATCCCGCCTGGGGCCAAAGACGGCTTTATAGCCCAGTTGACTTTGAGTCCGCGGATTCACTCCGGACTGCGAGCGTTGATCGAGGACGCCGATGATGTGGGCTGGCTTAGCTTTACCGAGAACGAATTGGTCTTTTCAGGCGATTCCGTCCAGTTGACCATCCCATTCGAAGAGATTCGTGAGCTGCGCTCCTGCAGCATTGGGTGGCGTGGTCTGTTTCTGTACGGGCAGCAAAGCGTGTTTTGTGTGTCGAGTTTGCCAGAGGTGAAATTGTTCCGGTTTGCCGAGCGTTCTTCCTGGCTGCTCCCGGCGTCGCGCAAAACAGCCGGCCAACTGCACAAGGCCCTTAAGGGGGAGCTGAGCCGTTAATTGAGGGCGAGGCCGGGCTGTGAGAATTGCCCTGGCTCTCGATTGCGAGTGACACGGCGGGCAAATAGATGGAAAAGGTGGTGCCGACCCCAAGCTCGGTGTGCAGGTGGAGCGCGCCTTGCGCTTCTTTTGTCAGGCGTTGGACAATGTTCAGTCCCAGGCCGGTCCCCTGCCGGGCCCCCTTAGTCGAGAAATAGGGTTGGAAAATCTTCGGCAACAGCTCCGGGGGAATGCCCGGACCCGCATCCCGCACGATTAACGCCAACAGCGGCGCGGTATTGTTAAAATTCTCGACATTCAGAAGCCGGTCCTGCGGCCCATCCTTAAAGGTGGCGAGGTCCAGCGGGCGGGCCAGGACCCTGCCTTCGATTTCTACAGAGTGTTGCTGGGGGGCGCACTGGAAGGCATTGACGGCCAGATTCAGCAGCACCTGGATGACGTCGGTCCCATTCATGCGCACGGCGATGTCTTCGGCCAGCGGGTGAACGGCGAATGGATGATTCTGCCGGCTGGGATGCACGCGCACGAGGTGGCCAAGGTCCGCCAGGAGCTGATTAACCCCAACGCGCGGGGCGTCGTCCTGGTGCCGCCGTAGAAATCCCAAATACCGCCGCGAAATCTCGATGCAGTTGGTCACCTGCCGTGTGATAGTCTTGAGGCGGTCCTTGATGAACTCCAGGTCCTGCAGTTCGAGCTGGGTGGCGTTGCCGATTCGCTGGTTGAGAAGCTGAACGAACCCCGAAATCACTGTGAGCGGCCCGTTAATGTCATGGATGATGCTGGCGTAAATCTCTCCCCGGGTATGGGCCATCTGCTCCTCGATTTTGTGGTCCTGCAATTCCGCCAGCAATTCCTGGAGCTGCTCGGCATTGTTATGAATCTCCCCTTCAAGGGTGCGCCGCTGCATCGCGTTGGCCACGGCCGCGCGCATGGTGGGCACATCGAAGGGTTTGTTGATGTAATCGCATGCCCTCAGCCGCAGGGCCTGGCGCATCGTATCGGTGGTTTCGAAAGCGGTCATCATCACCACCTCGATGCCCGGCTCGACATACTTCAAGCGTTCCAGCACCTCGATGCCTGACATCCCATTCATCCGGATGTCCAGCACCGCCACATCCACCCGGTTCTGCTGGACTATCTGCACCGCTGTCGGGCCGTCATTGGCTATCAACAAATGGTAATCATCTTTGAAAATCACCCGCAGCGACTGCCGCGGCCCTTCTTCGTCATCGACAATCAGGAGGGTCCCCTTGCGCCGGGGCTGAACCGTTGGCTCGCTCGGCGCCAGCAGCGCGCTGCTTGTCAAAGGGGCCGGCATTGTCAAACAGTAAGCTGGCCGCCCTGGCGGCTGCTCACGGGATTCGGCAGTTTCAGCACGCCCTCATCCTACAGGAAGCTGCCGGGCCGACAAGCGAAAACAGGCGCCTGCCGCTTGGGCTCCCATCGGGGCGAGGTGGGAGGTTCACCCATTAGGGCGAACAGTGCTTGAATCTTGTTGCGGAAAGTGGCTGACCAGGACTCGTCAAGAATTACCTGAATACCGCCATCTTGCCATGGCCATACAGGCTCGACGACGAAGGAGCTGGTCGATACCCCGTGTACAGGCCAATAAGCCCGCTGTTAAATTATGAAGGGCGATGTTACACTTCAAAAGTGTAACAGAAAATCCGCAGCATATCAGCAACTTTATCGTTAATGTTACATGTTACAATTTGTTTTCCCTTTCCCACGCGCACAAGCTTTTTCCCCCTTTTCCTCGCCGGACCGCCCAGCGCCCACCGGCCACCCAACAATCGCAAATCAAAAATCAAAATTCCCATACTCACTCCGGATCACTCCCGTTCCCGCCGGCCTAAGGTCTCGTCTGCTCTCCTTTCCTCTCGCCGCTCTCTCTCAAAAACGGGAGCAGGCGAGAGCAGGCGCGAGCAGCCGGGACCTATTTCAGTTCCCTTTCAGAGTTCTGCCCTCCGATAGCCTCGGATAGCCTCGCGTCCGGCTCTTACTAGCCTCGGATCACCTTGGGTACCCTCGGTTTTGAATCGTTAGGCTCCGCGCCTATCCGAAGTCATCCGAGCCCATCCGATTCTATCCGGGCAAAAATGGCACTTACGTAATCGTCCACCCGACTCGGACGACTGTTGCTCGACCTGAACTCTCCTCTTGCGGTTGGACTTATAGTTGGGGCTTACCTGCCCACTATGGGCCGCGCTTGTCTCCTGCAAAGGAATGGCGGCGCGCCTGGAAATGAAAGACGATGACGCCGGAGATGGCGAAAAGGAGAAGATAATAAAAGCTGAACGCGCTCTCAATCCAGGATGAATGCGGGCCGGTGACCAATTGGGCGAGGATGTTTTGGGTGACCAGGACAAGCCAAATGAGGCGGTAATCATGGGGGAAAACCTCCCCACGAAGCGGCGTGGGCAAGGGCCGAAAGCGGAGCCAAGCGGCCATGGCCAGCAGGCCGGCCAGCATCAGCGGACCGATAACGAGCCACAGGATGTGGTCCCAGTAATCTTCGTTTCCCAGGTAAAGATTGGCCCAGCCTTTCAGCCCATTTTTGACCGACAACCCCAAACCGAAAATGAGCGCCGAATAGCAGGCGAAGCGCTCGAGGTTGGCCGAGGTGGGTGAGAGGACGGTGGGACAGAGCCCTGGGAGGGACCCCCCTCCCCAACCCTCTCCCCTTGGGGAGGCGAGAGGGAGAAGAGAGGGAACTATGGGCCGGTTGACAAGGTAGAAGGCAACGCCATAAGCCATGCCGATGCTAATGCCTCCGCAGGATTCCCAGCAGCGCCACCAGTTGAAGGTTGCGTCCAGCCACAAGCGCGGGGCCCAGCGCCAGTTCTGGCAGAGCGCCCAGCCCATACCATTCAGCGTGCCGACGGTGGCAATTAAAGTGACATTCTTCCAATCGCGCCGGGCCAGTTCAAAGGCAAGGAAACCCAAATACAACCCTAGATGTTCGAGAGCGGCGCGGTTGTCGCGCATTAAGCGGCCCAGGTTGGGGTTGGCGAGCAGGTCGTGGTACTGGAGGTGAAGGCTTTTGTATAACGGCAGGCAAACCTCGGGGGAATGCTCGAAGAACAGTCTGGCCAGCAAAGCCCCGCCCAGGCCACAGGCAATGCGCAGAACCCAATCGCGGGTAAGCAGCGGGCGTTGTGGAGCCGACCATGCAAGCAAACAGGCGCCCAGACCCGCCCAGGGCATTCCCGCAATGAAGAGCCACACAAAACCATACCAGCGGGAGATGGGAACGAACCTCCCTTGTGCTGTGTTGGTCTGGAGGTGGCCGTCGAAAAAGCTAGGCCATTGCATCCAGCCTCTGCTGCCCGAGAGCCCGACGCCGATTGTCAGAGCCAAAATAATCCATCCCGAGCGGTATCTGCGAAATGGGGGCTCTTCTGGTCCGCGGGCAATGAACCACCAGGCGGTCCCCCAAGCGACCCCCGCAAAGATGCAGCCATCCATGCCGCCGAAACCGGAACAACCGCGAACGGCCCAGGTCATCCCGCCGAGCGCGGCAAAAAGGAGCGTGGGCAGGAGCAAATCGTGTGGGAGGTCACGGGCCGTTCCGGTGGTCATGGCGGAAGTGTATTCATGCCCATGGCGCTTGACCAGCGCTTCGGGTAAGTTAGGGGAACGATTCAGGTAACAGAGGGAACAGAGGGTTTCGAAGGCAGCGGTCCAGGCGCCACAGCAAGCACCGGAGCACCGCTCACGCTTCCAAAGCTGCTGCGCCCGGGGACGGAGCGCACTCCGCTGAACATTCTGTGGAGACCAAGAGCTTGTCGAGCACGTCGGCGGCGGAGAAGGAATCGCAACCGGGGGCAAGGAACTGGGCGAGGGATACGAGATCGTCGCCGGCGGTGACCAAGGGCAGTTCGTCGGGGCTTTGGTCGCGGACCTGGGCGAACCCGATGGTGGCGGGCAGGCCGTTGCAGACGCACATGCGGCCAAGGGCTTGTTCGGCAGCGCCACCTTTGCGGAGGTATTGTTCGAGCGGTTCTGCGGGACAGCGGTAGCCGATGGAGCCATCGGCTTTGCGATAGAGATGGCGCAAATAGCCGAGGTCACAGATGCGATGGCGGGCGCGATAGTTGTCTGCGTTGGAAATGGTGTTTTTCAGTTGGGCGACTTTGAAGGGAAAGCCTGTGGGGGAGGCCACTGGGTCAGTGAAGACGCGAGCCTGGCCGAGACGGCTCAACGCAATGGTTTGTCGCCGAATCGCAGGCAGGATACCGGATTCCTCACAGAAGGCAAAGGGGGTGCCGACCTGGATTCCGGTTGCGCCTAACCGGAGGGCCTGGGCGAGTTTGCCCGGCTGGCCATAACCGCCGGCGAGCCAAAAGGGCAAACCGAGCGCGCGGATTTTGTCCAATTCCGGGACGTCGCGAGGGCCGTAAAGGGGTTCGCCATCGGTGCTGAGCTGGAGCGGGCCGCGCGGTGGTGCGTTGTGGCCACCAGCGGTGGGGCCTTCCACGACAAAGCCATCGACGCGGCCATTGGCTTTTTTGGCGAGGGTAATGGCCAAGGTGGCGGAGGCGACGATGCCAAGAAAGAGCGGGCGCTTGAGTCGCGGCGCCGGGCCGCAGCAGAAGAGTTGCGGGTCAAAGGTGGAGGTTGTCTTTTCACCCGGGAGAGCGCCTTCAACATCAACCGGCAGAGAAGCGGGCTGGCCCTCGGCGAGAAGGTCTAAAGCTCCCGGAACGGTTCGTGGGATGCCCGCCCCCATGAGGATATAGTCCGCGCCTGCGAGCATGGCCCCGTAGAGCGAGGGCAGGGTGGGAAGTTGGATTTTCTCGAGGTAATTGATGCCCACGAGGCCCGGGTGGCCTTCTTTGGCTAGAAAGACCTCAACAAAATTGGCGACGA
The genomic region above belongs to Verrucomicrobiia bacterium and contains:
- the recG gene encoding ATP-dependent DNA helicase RecG codes for the protein MTVASSTVSPLKRPVTSLFGVGPERAGQLARLEVRTIEDLLLHRPLRYEDRQHLRRIAELEKGSPAITHGKIVAMGTKWYKQHSKSIFEIILDDGSARLHCRWWNLLYMEKYFKPGDEVLVFGRPVSLKPRTIDHAETEVLEGGEESFIHLNRITPVYPLTEGLPQRWLRAMVWRTLQAFETRIDEPWPQLNLAAPAKAASSAPDPRARMLAANSAAIMSFPSRARAIRMLHFPEAPGEPEIARRRLALDEFIELQRRIQLRRRNFEANAQSLPCSGDNHLIKPFLARLGFTLTASQTKVLRELRKDMSGAHPMRRLLQGDVGSGKTVVAACCALMALESGYSAALMAPTEILAEQHFLTFSDWLRPLGVRVGLRTASRKTEALAPAREAANPNAKSSTPLSLTIGTHALIQPGFMAENLGLVIIDEQHRFGVVQREEFVRKGRYPHLLVMTATPIPRTLGLTLYGDLDSSRIDELPPGRGRIKTFVRGADTLPKVWDFVRGKLAEGRQAYVICPRVEDGGVNEVKAVTKEFDALRQRLAPFHLGLLHGRLATGEKEDVMRRFRANQVQALLATTLIEVGVDVPNATLMVIENAEQFGLAQLHQLRGRIGRGTHDSFCVLVARAGSKESRRRLRVLEATTDGFEIAEADLKLRGPGELLGQEQSGAPRFRFGNLAEDLRLIEQARQLATETIETEGR
- a CDS encoding hybrid sensor histidine kinase/response regulator, encoding MPAPLTSSALLAPSEPTVQPRRKGTLLIVDDEEGPRQSLRVIFKDDYHLLIANDGPTAVQIVQQNRVDVAVLDIRMNGMSGIEVLERLKYVEPGIEVVMMTAFETTDTMRQALRLRACDYINKPFDVPTMRAAVANAMQRRTLEGEIHNNAEQLQELLAELQDHKIEEQMAHTRGEIYASIIHDINGPLTVISGFVQLLNQRIGNATQLELQDLEFIKDRLKTITRQVTNCIEISRRYLGFLRRHQDDAPRVGVNQLLADLGHLVRVHPSRQNHPFAVHPLAEDIAVRMNGTDVIQVLLNLAVNAFQCAPQQHSVEIEGRVLARPLDLATFKDGPQDRLLNVENFNNTAPLLALIVRDAGPGIPPELLPKIFQPYFSTKGARQGTGLGLNIVQRLTKEAQGALHLHTELGVGTTFSIYLPAVSLAIESQGNSHSPASPSINGSAPP
- a CDS encoding nitronate monooxygenase, whose protein sequence is MTHPVIIQGGMGVAVSGWPLARAVARLGQLGVVSGTALAVVLARRLQLGDPDGVLRHALDRFPFPEMAARVRKDYFTHGGKAPRAPFKLTPMPALRPRRNLVELTVVANFVEVFLAKEGHPGLVGINYLEKIQLPTLPSLYGAMLAGADYILMGAGIPRTVPGALDLLAEGQPASLPVDVEGALPGEKTTSTFDPQLFCCGPAPRLKRPLFLGIVASATLAITLAKKANGRVDGFVVEGPTAGGHNAPPRGPLQLSTDGEPLYGPRDVPELDKIRALGLPFWLAGGYGQPGKLAQALRLGATGIQVGTPFAFCEESGILPAIRRQTIALSRLGQARVFTDPVASPTGFPFKVAQLKNTISNADNYRARHRICDLGYLRHLYRKADGSIGYRCPAEPLEQYLRKGGAAEQALGRMCVCNGLPATIGFAQVRDQSPDELPLVTAGDDLVSLAQFLAPGCDSFSAADVLDKLLVSTECSAECAPSPGAAALEA